The proteins below come from a single Sinorhizobium fredii genomic window:
- a CDS encoding 3'-5' exonuclease, with protein sequence MASQLDMFPSPLEPGDDVVVKLRPRLKLREPRHLDAESMARHLEKSGSYRVLRKLVARQIADKPRPGFPRHGVIIDTETTGLDHSKDEIIEIGAVAFTFNDEGHIGDVTGVYGGLRQPSVPIPPEITRLTGISDKMVAGQMIDVGLLGALVDPADLVIAHNAGFDRPFCEAFSSMFAGKAWACSVKEVDWATRGFEGTKLGYLIGQSGYFHDGHRAVDDCFALFEVLAGAGGVTEPSAFAELLETSQRSRVRIFAEHSPFDMKNHLKARGYRWSDGSDGRPKSWWTEINEEELAAELAFLRSEIYRWEEADPPIKRLTAFDRYKA encoded by the coding sequence ATGGCATCTCAGCTAGATATGTTTCCCTCGCCGCTTGAGCCAGGCGACGATGTCGTTGTGAAGCTGCGGCCGCGCTTGAAGCTGCGCGAGCCGAGGCACCTCGATGCCGAGAGCATGGCCCGGCACCTTGAGAAGAGCGGCAGCTATCGCGTGCTGCGTAAACTTGTTGCCCGCCAGATCGCCGATAAGCCGCGACCGGGATTTCCTCGCCATGGAGTAATCATTGACACCGAGACAACGGGTCTTGACCACAGCAAGGACGAGATCATCGAAATAGGCGCAGTTGCCTTCACCTTTAACGACGAGGGCCATATCGGCGACGTCACCGGTGTCTACGGCGGCCTGCGGCAGCCGAGTGTCCCGATCCCCCCTGAAATCACCCGCCTCACAGGGATTTCCGACAAGATGGTTGCAGGGCAGATGATCGATGTCGGGCTGCTTGGAGCCCTGGTCGACCCGGCCGATCTCGTGATCGCCCACAATGCCGGATTCGATCGGCCGTTCTGCGAGGCATTCTCCAGCATGTTCGCCGGCAAGGCATGGGCCTGTTCCGTCAAGGAAGTCGATTGGGCGACGCGCGGTTTTGAGGGTACCAAGCTCGGCTATCTGATTGGGCAGAGCGGATACTTCCACGACGGTCATCGGGCCGTCGACGATTGTTTTGCTCTGTTCGAGGTGCTCGCCGGCGCCGGCGGGGTAACGGAGCCAAGCGCTTTTGCGGAACTGCTCGAGACAAGCCAACGCTCGCGCGTGCGCATCTTCGCCGAGCACAGCCCCTTCGACATGAAAAATCATCTGAAGGCTCGGGGATACCGCTGGTCGGATGGCAGTGACGGCCGTCCGAAATCCTGGTGGACCGAAATCAATGAGGAGGAGCTCGCCGCGGAGCTCGCTTTCCTGAGGTCGGAGATCTACCGGTGGGAAGAGGCCGACCCACCGATCAAAAGACTGACGGCGTTTGATCGATATAAGGCTTGA
- a CDS encoding DUF3606 domain-containing protein: MTADDLKKRGRDSEFVSTQEHEIAYLMKATNKAREEVLTAIREVGPFRQMVMGYLSKDPFVTRSSGK, encoded by the coding sequence ATAACGGCAGACGATCTAAAGAAGAGGGGGCGAGACAGCGAGTTTGTCTCAACGCAAGAGCACGAAATTGCCTATCTCATGAAGGCCACGAACAAGGCCCGGGAAGAAGTGCTCACGGCCATCCGTGAAGTGGGACCCTTCCGCCAGATGGTGATGGGCTATCTCTCTAAAGACCCATTTGTGACTCGCTCAAGCGGCAAATGA
- a CDS encoding DUF3606 domain-containing protein, producing the protein MPRTVHAGSFFSTRQRAREAIRAVGPRREKVMEYLGKK; encoded by the coding sequence CTGCCGCGCACCGTCCACGCGGGCTCTTTTTTCTCGACGCGACAAAGGGCGCGGGAGGCGATCCGCGCCGTCGGGCCTAGGCGGGAAAAGGTGATGGAATACCTCGGCAAAAAATAG
- a CDS encoding substrate-binding domain-containing protein, whose protein sequence is MTTSEVDPIALARQIEQDGSGADGAVIIAREHPAINRAIRKLRSINIPVVCLTTDLPSSRRSVYIGNDQYAAGSVAALLIGNALPKERNNMLIVMSVPFRCQQEREMGFRSSVPTFPISRSRSA, encoded by the coding sequence GTGACCACCAGCGAGGTCGATCCCATCGCTCTCGCCCGCCAGATTGAGCAGGACGGCAGCGGGGCAGACGGCGCAGTGATCATCGCGCGCGAGCACCCGGCGATCAATCGAGCGATACGAAAGCTTCGGTCGATCAATATCCCTGTCGTTTGCCTGACGACGGATCTGCCCAGTTCCCGCCGCAGTGTCTATATCGGCAACGATCAATATGCCGCCGGCAGCGTCGCAGCGCTGCTGATCGGCAACGCCTTGCCGAAGGAGCGAAACAATATGTTGATCGTCATGAGCGTGCCCTTCCGCTGCCAACAAGAGCGTGAAATGGGTTTCCGCAGCTCCGTTCCGACTTTCCCTATCTCAAGATCGAGGAGCGCGTGA
- a CDS encoding transposase: protein MADESNTGQVAATIATDGEGKAPTAKKQRTARGPRAAAEPVQATSKASAAKRRRYSEEERNDKLKLIETQVVGGSTLKDAIKSAGISEQTYYQWKGAAKPAEQKLTKGTKPGPAGDELADLVQLEEENQRLRKRLAEKLRAENAELRKRLGLK, encoded by the coding sequence ATGGCTGACGAGAGCAACACAGGACAAGTTGCTGCGACTATAGCGACGGACGGAGAAGGGAAAGCACCAACGGCTAAGAAGCAGAGGACGGCACGAGGCCCGAGAGCGGCTGCCGAACCGGTGCAAGCTACATCAAAGGCGTCGGCTGCTAAACGCAGGAGGTATAGCGAAGAAGAGCGAAACGACAAGCTCAAGCTGATCGAGACCCAAGTCGTCGGGGGCAGCACGCTTAAGGACGCTATTAAGAGCGCCGGCATATCGGAGCAGACCTACTATCAGTGGAAAGGTGCTGCCAAGCCCGCGGAGCAAAAGCTCACGAAGGGCACCAAGCCCGGTCCGGCCGGCGATGAGTTGGCAGATCTTGTCCAGCTCGAAGAGGAAAACCAGAGGCTCCGCAAACGACTGGCGGAAAAGTTGCGAGCGGAAAATGCCGAGCTGCGCAAGAGGCTCGGTCTGAAGTAA
- a CDS encoding extracellular catalytic domain type 1 short-chain-length polyhydroxyalkanoate depolymerase — MAPTSTVQARSAAKETVLLEKPPQNHRLVEIAGFGSNPGSLKAWLYLPSIMAPGTPLVVALHGCTQTAAGYAAGSGWSQLAERRGFAVLYPEQQRSNNGNLCFNWFERGDIRRDAGEALSIRQMIGHLVQSQGIDPRRTFVTGLSAGGAMANVMLSTYPEIFAGGAIISGLPYGVAGTVAEAFERMQGRNPPTVSRLQSILESASSHRGPWPSVSIWHGTHDQTVRPRNADQIAKQWSGVHALATEATRSELVHGHNRKVWLDAEGRQVVETYFVKGMGHGVPLATNSDVPIGRAGPHMLEAGISSTVRIARSWGLATAADVEEAESAGNHVRGQETDVASSPIERALRFARSRSNAADTASDGKIAKVINDALRAAGLMR, encoded by the coding sequence ATCGCCCCCACATCAACAGTTCAGGCCCGATCGGCGGCCAAGGAAACGGTATTGCTCGAGAAACCTCCCCAAAATCACCGGCTGGTCGAAATCGCCGGGTTTGGCTCCAATCCCGGATCATTGAAGGCGTGGCTGTATCTGCCTTCCATCATGGCCCCCGGCACCCCGCTTGTCGTTGCGCTGCATGGCTGCACACAGACGGCAGCGGGCTACGCAGCGGGTTCCGGCTGGTCACAGCTCGCGGAGCGGCGCGGATTTGCGGTGCTCTATCCCGAGCAACAGCGATCGAACAATGGCAATCTCTGCTTCAACTGGTTCGAGCGCGGCGACATCAGGCGGGATGCGGGAGAGGCATTGTCCATCCGGCAGATGATCGGCCATCTCGTCCAGTCGCAGGGCATCGATCCCAGGCGCACCTTTGTCACAGGCCTTTCAGCAGGCGGTGCGATGGCGAATGTTATGCTGTCGACCTATCCTGAGATATTTGCGGGCGGCGCAATCATCAGCGGGCTACCCTATGGGGTGGCCGGCACGGTCGCGGAGGCGTTCGAGCGTATGCAAGGCCGCAATCCGCCAACTGTCTCCAGGCTCCAATCCATTCTCGAGAGCGCATCAAGCCACCGCGGGCCCTGGCCTTCGGTTTCGATCTGGCACGGCACGCATGACCAGACGGTCCGACCCAGGAATGCCGACCAGATCGCGAAGCAATGGAGTGGTGTTCACGCCCTCGCTACCGAGGCGACTCGGAGCGAGTTGGTGCACGGCCATAACCGCAAAGTTTGGCTAGACGCGGAAGGCAGGCAGGTCGTCGAGACCTACTTTGTCAAAGGCATGGGCCACGGCGTACCTCTGGCGACCAACAGCGATGTTCCGATCGGGAGAGCCGGTCCGCATATGCTTGAGGCTGGGATTTCCTCAACCGTGCGTATCGCACGTTCATGGGGTCTTGCCACCGCGGCAGACGTCGAGGAGGCTGAGTCAGCCGGCAATCATGTCCGCGGGCAAGAAACCGATGTGGCGTCATCCCCGATAGAAAGGGCATTGCGCTTCGCTCGGTCGCGATCGAATGCCGCTGACACCGCTTCGGACGGCAAGATCGCCAAGGTCATAAACGACGCGCTCCGAGCGGCGGGTCTGATGCGGTAG